The Paludisphaera rhizosphaerae genome includes a region encoding these proteins:
- a CDS encoding BlaI/MecI/CopY family transcriptional regulator produces the protein MRKTQMVTDRELEIMKILWARGQASVRDVQEDLNRDSGPVAYSTVQTLLNIMEDKKGLVRHVVEGRTFIYYPKKSSERTIRELTRKFVDRVFDGALDRVMVALFDSNPPTPEELDRLRVMIDDASRLAATSTPAVETSEEIA, from the coding sequence GTGCGTAAGACCCAGATGGTGACGGACCGCGAGCTCGAGATCATGAAGATCCTGTGGGCTCGGGGCCAGGCGAGCGTTCGCGACGTTCAGGAAGATCTGAACCGCGACTCGGGGCCCGTTGCGTACAGCACCGTGCAAACCCTGCTGAACATCATGGAAGACAAGAAGGGGCTGGTGCGCCACGTCGTCGAGGGGCGGACGTTCATCTACTACCCGAAGAAGTCGTCCGAGCGGACGATCCGCGAACTGACCCGCAAGTTCGTGGACCGCGTTTTCGACGGCGCGCTCGACCGGGTGATGGTCGCCCTGTTCGATTCCAACCCTCCCACACCGGAGGAGTTGGATCGCCTGCGGGTCATGATCGACGACGCCAGCCGACTGGCGGCGACGTCCACTCCCGCAGTGGAGACCTCCGAAGAGATCGCGTGA
- a CDS encoding M56 family metallopeptidase, which yields MWLVLDQFSRTLIDAAVANAILLSVVVVLVVFTRQPARRIVLAQTGVYAALLMIPLVVFDALPRSYPIDWMLRTGLVPPPLTPELSPLDVDLAGKPSPRGRSDSSSQAEWPAGERLVRVATLIYLVGAAAGLSWFGLGVWGFQRLLDRSVEVSPATQRVFDELIVDLERSPPHPALRASDWLRSPVLGGVIRPTIVIPGRLDRDEADPDALRLILLHELAHADRGDAWFNALAALAQILWFFLPHLWWLRTQLRIDQEFLADRRAAGPLGETTHYARWLVGLSSGRPAAVKTDGREVESPRFWRGRPFDTPLLQRVAMLLYCPFAVEGRPPRWFSVGVPAAFMLLAVALSMSRILAPVDPSALVPSPKAGDAIFRDLGLSEFEVAATEDNRSVVVFPPKLAIPPAFRLKVEVKASPRTLAQLRIAGCPLVPHTVPNVEDLPDEPLRWHHVEIRRQFGVFTVKIDDDEFEPDPKTVADARWLTFSPGDQPATVRNLQITW from the coding sequence ATGTGGCTTGTGCTGGATCAGTTCAGCCGCACGTTGATCGACGCGGCGGTCGCCAACGCGATCCTGCTGAGCGTCGTCGTGGTCCTGGTGGTTTTCACCCGGCAGCCGGCCCGTCGAATCGTTCTGGCCCAGACAGGGGTCTACGCGGCGCTCCTGATGATCCCGCTGGTCGTGTTCGACGCTCTTCCGCGGTCGTACCCCATCGACTGGATGTTGCGGACTGGTCTGGTCCCGCCCCCCCTGACTCCCGAGTTGAGTCCGCTCGACGTCGACCTGGCTGGAAAGCCCTCCCCGAGAGGTCGATCCGACTCTTCTTCTCAGGCGGAATGGCCGGCCGGAGAGCGGTTGGTGCGGGTGGCGACCCTGATCTACCTCGTCGGGGCGGCGGCCGGTCTGTCCTGGTTCGGCCTGGGTGTGTGGGGCTTTCAGAGGTTGCTCGACCGTTCCGTCGAGGTGAGTCCTGCGACACAACGCGTCTTCGACGAGTTGATCGTCGACCTGGAGCGATCGCCGCCGCATCCTGCGCTCCGGGCGTCGGACTGGCTCCGCAGCCCGGTCCTGGGAGGAGTGATCAGACCGACGATCGTCATCCCCGGCCGGCTTGACCGTGACGAGGCCGACCCGGATGCGCTTCGCTTGATCCTGCTCCACGAGCTGGCCCACGCCGACCGAGGCGACGCCTGGTTCAACGCCCTGGCCGCGCTCGCTCAGATCCTTTGGTTCTTCCTGCCGCATCTCTGGTGGCTGCGGACCCAGCTTCGGATCGACCAGGAATTCCTGGCGGACCGCCGAGCCGCCGGACCGTTGGGAGAGACCACCCACTACGCCCGATGGCTCGTCGGCCTCTCCAGCGGTCGTCCAGCCGCCGTGAAAACCGACGGCCGGGAAGTCGAGTCGCCTCGATTCTGGCGAGGCCGACCTTTTGACACGCCCTTGCTCCAGCGGGTGGCGATGCTCCTCTACTGTCCGTTCGCCGTCGAGGGCCGTCCCCCCCGGTGGTTCTCTGTGGGCGTGCCGGCTGCGTTCATGCTTCTCGCCGTGGCTCTTTCCATGTCCCGCATCCTGGCGCCCGTCGACCCCTCGGCGCTGGTCCCCTCGCCGAAAGCGGGCGACGCCATCTTCCGTGACCTGGGACTCTCCGAGTTCGAGGTCGCCGCCACGGAGGACAATCGGTCCGTCGTGGTATTCCCTCCGAAACTGGCCATTCCTCCTGCCTTCCGGCTCAAGGTCGAGGTCAAGGCCAGCCCAAGAACCCTGGCGCAGCTCCGGATCGCCGGTTGCCCCCTGGTTCCGCACACCGTTCCAAATGTCGAAGACCTTCCCGATGAGCCCTTGCGCTGGCATCACGTCGAAATCCGTCGCCAATTCGGTGTTTTCACTGTCAAAATCGACGACGACGAATTCGAGCCCGACCCAAAGACCGTCGCCGACGCCCGTTGGCTGACCTTCTCCCCAGGGGATCAGCCCGCCACCGTCCGGAATCTGCAGATCACCTGGTGA